The following proteins are encoded in a genomic region of Streptococcus gwangjuense:
- a CDS encoding putative polysaccharide biosynthesis protein, with translation MSNENNHQQAQMLRGTAWLTASNFISRLLGAIYIIPWYIWMGSYAATANGLFTMGYNIYAWFLLVSTAGIPVAVAKQVAKYNTMREEEHSFALIRSFLGFMTGLGLVFALVLYVFAPWLADLSGVGKDLIPIMQSLAWAVLIFPSMSVIRGFFQGMNNLKPYAMSQIAEQVIRVIWMLLATFMIMKMGSGDYLAAVTQSTFAAFVGMVASFAVLIYFLAKEGLLKRVLETGDKINSKRLLVDTIKEAIPFILTGSAIQLFQILDQMTFINSMSWFTNYSNEDLVVMFSYFSANPNKITMILISVGVSIGSVGLPLLTENYVKGDLRSASKLIQDNLTMLLLFLFPATVGVVMVGEPIYTIFYGKPDGLALGLFIFAVLQSTILGVYMVLSPMLQAMFHNRKAIRYFFYGSVAKLVLQLPTIYLFHSYGPLISTSIALIIPILFIYRELCRVTGMRGNVVFRRTILISLLTFVMFIGVGAIQWILGFVFQPSGRLWSFLYVTLVGAMGGGVYGIMSLRTRLLDKVIGKAQADRLRIKLKLT, from the coding sequence ATGTCTAACGAAAACAATCACCAGCAGGCCCAGATGTTACGGGGGACTGCTTGGCTAACGGCTAGTAACTTTATCAGTCGTCTACTCGGTGCCATTTATATCATCCCTTGGTATATATGGATGGGGTCTTATGCGGCTACAGCAAATGGTCTCTTTACCATGGGCTACAATATCTATGCCTGGTTCTTGCTGGTTTCAACAGCGGGTATTCCAGTTGCGGTGGCCAAGCAAGTGGCCAAGTACAATACCATGCGAGAAGAAGAGCATAGCTTTGCCCTGATTCGGAGCTTTTTAGGATTTATGACAGGACTAGGTCTTGTTTTTGCACTAGTCTTGTATGTCTTTGCTCCTTGGCTAGCAGACTTATCTGGCGTGGGCAAAGACTTAATCCCAATCATGCAGAGCTTGGCTTGGGCGGTCTTGATTTTCCCATCTATGAGTGTGATTCGAGGTTTCTTCCAAGGGATGAATAACCTGAAACCTTATGCCATGAGCCAAATCGCTGAGCAGGTCATTCGTGTTATCTGGATGCTCTTAGCTACCTTTATGATTATGAAAATGGGCTCAGGAGATTATCTAGCAGCGGTTACCCAATCCACCTTTGCTGCCTTTGTCGGCATGGTAGCTAGTTTTGCAGTTTTGATCTATTTCCTTGCTAAAGAAGGATTACTTAAAAGAGTCCTTGAAACAGGAGATAAGATAAACAGCAAGCGTCTTTTGGTCGACACCATTAAGGAAGCCATTCCTTTTATCCTGACAGGGTCTGCTATCCAGCTTTTCCAGATTTTGGACCAGATGACCTTTATCAATAGTATGAGCTGGTTTACCAACTATAGTAATGAAGACTTGGTTGTCATGTTTTCTTATTTCTCTGCCAATCCTAATAAAATCACTATGATTTTGATTTCTGTTGGGGTTTCGATTGGGAGTGTCGGTTTGCCACTTTTGACTGAAAACTATGTGAAAGGTGATTTGAGGTCTGCCTCTAAATTGATTCAAGATAATCTAACGATGCTTCTATTGTTTCTTTTTCCTGCAACTGTGGGAGTGGTCATGGTCGGTGAACCTATTTATACCATATTTTACGGGAAGCCAGATGGTTTGGCATTAGGTTTGTTTATCTTTGCAGTCTTGCAGTCAACCATTTTGGGTGTATATATGGTTTTGTCACCAATGCTTCAGGCTATGTTCCATAATCGTAAAGCAATCCGTTACTTTTTCTATGGTTCGGTTGCTAAGCTAGTCTTGCAATTACCAACAATTTATCTTTTTCACAGTTATGGTCCTTTGATTTCAACATCAATCGCTCTTATCATCCCTATTCTATTCATTTATCGTGAACTATGTAGGGTAACAGGAATGAGAGGTAATGTGGTATTTAGGAGAACGATTTTAATCAGTTTGTTGACTTTTGTTATGTTCATCGGTGTAGGTGCTATCCAGTGGATACTGGGATTTGTCTTCCAACCAAGTGGGCGTTTGTGGAGTTTTCTATATGTAACTCTTGTCGGTGCCATGGGTGGAGGAGTTTATGGAATTATGAGCCTCCGTACCCGTTTATTGGATAAGGTTATTGGAAAAGCTCAAGCAGATCGCTTACGAATCAAATTAAAGTTAACTTAA
- a CDS encoding peptide ABC transporter substrate-binding protein yields the protein MKKSKAKYATLAGVVLSAGILLSACGNSSTASKTYNYVYVSDPSSLNYLAENRATTNDIVVNLVDGLMENDQYGNYIPSLAEDWSVSKDGLTYTYKLRKDAKWYTADGDEYAPVTAQDFVTGLKYAADKKSEALYLVQESVAGLDDYITGKTTDFSTVGVKALDDQTVQYTLTRPESYWNSKTTSTILFPVNADFLKSKGDDFGKVDPSSILYNGPFLMKSFVSKSVIEFKKNPNYWDAKNVFVDDVKLAYYDGSDQDALARNFVEGAYSYARLYPNSSSFEGIKEKNKDNIIYSLQDATSYFLNFNLDRKSYKFTSKTSDAEKKSTQEAVLNKNFRQAINFAYDRTAYGAQSQGEDGATKILRNLVVPPNFVSINGKDFGEVVASKMVNYGKEWQGINFADAQDPYYNAEKAKAKFAEAKKELQAKGVQFPIHLDMTVDQAAKKGVQEANSMKQSIEAALGAENVVIDIQQLTTEDYDNTSYLAQTAAQKDYDLYNGGWGPDYQDPSTYLDVFNVNSGGLMQNLGLEPGEANDKAKAVGLDVYTQMLEEANKEQDLAKRYEKYADIQAWLVDSALAIPNVSKGGTPVLRKTVPFSEPYSLAGNKGIESYKYLKVQDKTVTKEEYEKAKEKWLKEKEESNKKAQEELAKHVK from the coding sequence ATGAAAAAGTCTAAAGCCAAGTATGCAACGCTTGCAGGTGTCGTATTAAGTGCAGGTATTTTATTAAGCGCGTGTGGAAATTCCAGCACAGCGTCAAAAACATATAACTATGTTTATGTTAGTGATCCGTCTAGTTTGAATTATCTAGCAGAAAACCGTGCAACAACTAATGATATCGTGGTTAATTTGGTAGATGGGCTCATGGAAAATGACCAGTATGGGAACTATATTCCATCCTTGGCAGAGGATTGGAGTGTTTCTAAGGACGGTTTGACCTATACCTACAAACTGCGTAAAGATGCTAAATGGTATACTGCAGATGGAGATGAATATGCTCCTGTAACTGCCCAAGATTTTGTAACTGGTTTGAAATATGCAGCTGATAAAAAATCAGAAGCCTTGTACTTAGTACAAGAATCCGTCGCTGGTTTGGATGACTATATCACTGGTAAAACAACAGACTTTTCAACTGTCGGAGTCAAGGCTCTTGATGACCAAACGGTTCAATATACCTTGACACGACCAGAATCTTACTGGAACTCAAAAACAACGTCAACTATTCTCTTCCCTGTCAATGCAGATTTCTTGAAATCAAAAGGGGATGATTTTGGGAAGGTAGACCCATCTAGCATTTTGTACAATGGACCTTTCTTGATGAAATCCTTTGTTTCAAAATCTGTCATCGAATTCAAGAAAAATCCTAACTACTGGGATGCTAAAAATGTCTTTGTAGATGATGTGAAATTGGCCTATTATGATGGTAGTGACCAAGATGCACTGGCTCGTAACTTTGTAGAAGGTGCTTATAGCTATGCTCGTCTTTATCCAAATAGTTCAAGTTTTGAAGGAATTAAAGAAAAGAATAAGGACAATATCATCTATAGCTTGCAAGATGCTACTTCTTACTTCTTAAACTTTAACCTAGATAGAAAATCTTATAAATTCACTTCAAAAACAAGTGATGCTGAGAAGAAATCGACTCAAGAAGCGGTTCTTAACAAAAACTTCCGTCAAGCCATCAACTTTGCATATGATCGTACAGCTTACGGGGCTCAATCTCAAGGAGAAGATGGTGCAACTAAGATTTTGCGTAACTTGGTTGTTCCTCCAAACTTTGTAAGTATCAACGGAAAAGACTTTGGTGAAGTAGTAGCCTCTAAGATGGTCAATTATGGTAAGGAATGGCAAGGAATCAACTTTGCGGATGCCCAAGATCCATACTACAATGCTGAAAAAGCCAAAGCCAAATTTGCTGAAGCTAAGAAAGAACTCCAAGCCAAAGGAGTTCAATTCCCTATCCACCTGGACATGACAGTTGACCAAGCTGCTAAAAAGGGTGTCCAAGAGGCAAACTCTATGAAGCAATCTATTGAGGCAGCTTTAGGTGCAGAAAATGTCGTAATTGATATTCAACAACTCACTACTGAAGATTATGATAATACAAGCTATTTGGCTCAGACAGCAGCTCAGAAGGATTATGATCTTTACAACGGTGGTTGGGGTCCTGATTACCAAGATCCTTCAACCTATCTTGATGTCTTTAATGTTAATTCTGGTGGTCTGATGCAAAATCTAGGTTTAGAGCCAGGTGAAGCCAATGACAAGGCCAAGGCTGTTGGACTAGATGTCTACACTCAAATGTTGGAAGAAGCCAATAAGGAACAAGATCTTGCAAAACGCTATGAAAAGTATGCTGATATCCAAGCGTGGTTGGTAGATAGCGCTTTAGCAATTCCAAATGTGTCTAAGGGTGGAACACCAGTATTGAGAAAGACAGTTCCTTTCTCAGAACCATATTCATTAGCTGGTAATAAAGGTATTGAATCATATAAATACCTCAAAGTACAAGATAAGACAGTCACAAAAGAAGAATATGAAAAAGCCAAAGAAAAATGGCTGAAAGAAAAAGAAGAATCCAATAAAAAAGCCCAAGAAGAATTGGCAAAACACGTCAAATAA